Genomic segment of Streptomyces zhihengii:
GGAAGACCGGTACCGCACAGCACGGGGTCGGCAACAAGGGCACCCCGTACGCCTGGTTCATCTCCTGGGCCCAGGCCGACGACGCCCCGCAGCCCGGGGTGGCGGTGGCCGTCGTCGTCGAGGACGCCTCCGCCGACCGCGCCGAGATCAGCGGCGGCGGGAGCGCGGCACCGATCGCCCGCGCGGTGATGCGGGCGGCGCTGCGCGGGTAGCTCGCGGGGCTCGGTCTCCCGGGGGCCTGCTTCCGCCGGACCCGGCCGCGCATGCGGACCCGGCCGCGCGCCGGTGGGCCTGGCACGGCCTGCGGGCGTGTCCTCAAACGCCGGACGGGCTGAGTTGCCCGGGCTGGAGAGGTTAAGCCCCGCATGGGGGGTACCTCCCACGGCCGCCAGGCCGTAGGGGGGATTGAGGCGCAGGGTGCGGGGCGGAGCCCCGCCGGATCCGGCCGCGCAATGCGGACCCGGCCGCGCGCCGGTGGACGCGGCACGGCCTGCGGCCGTGTCCTCAAACACCGGACGGGCTGGAGTTGCCCGGGCCGGCGCAGCCCGAGAGTCGGGCGCTGGACGGGGTGCCTCTTCAGCCCCGCATGGGGGGTACCTCCCACGGCCGCCAGGCCGTAGGGGAGTTCGAGGCGCGGGGTGCGGGGCGGAGCCCCGCCGGACCCGGCCGCGCATGCGGACCCGGCCGCGCGCAGGTGGACGCGGCACGGCCTGCGGCCGTGTCCTCAAACGCCGGACGGGCTGGAGTTGCCTGGGCTGGCGCAGCCCGAGAGTCGGGCGCCGGAGAGGTTCAGCCCCGCCGGACGGGCTGAGGTTGCCCGGGTCGGCGCAGCCCGAGTGGAACACCCCACGGGCCGGAAGGAACGAGCCCTCGTCGCAGCGGGAGGATGAGGGGATGGAGTTGGCGGAGGCACTGGAGAACATCGAGCGGCTCGACCCGCAGGTGAGCGCGTTCACCGAGGTCTGGGCCGAGGAGGCCCGCGCCGCCCGCCCCGCAGGGGCGCTGCCGCTGGCCGGGGTGGCGCTGGCCGTGAAGGGGCCGGCCGGTATCCGTGCCCACGCCGCGCGGCGGCTGATCGCGGCCGGTGCGGTCGCCGTCGGCGCGACCTCGGTGCCCGGGCCCGGCTCGGAGTGGATGACGTGGGGGCTCGGGGCGCACGGGCCGACCCGTAACCCGTGGCGGGCCGACCGGACGCCGGGCGGCTCGTCGGCCGGGGCGGCGGCGGCCGTCGCGACGGGCATGGCCCGCGTCGCCACCGGCGGCGACGGTGCGGGCTCGGTGCGCATCCCGGCCGCGTGGTGCGGGGTGTTCGGGCTGAAGACGACCAACGGCCTGCTGCCGAGCCCCGACCGCACCGGCCTGGCGTCGGCCGGGCTGCTGACCCGCACGGCGGAGGACGCCCGCCCGTTCCTGCACTGCCTCCTCGACACGAACGCGCACGCGAACGCACACACGCCCACGCACGCAGACACCGGCGCGCACACCGACCCGCCCGGGCGGCGACTGCCGCTGCGCGCCGTCTGGTCCCCGGCGCTCGGTTTCGCCGAGGTGGACCGGGAGGTGCTCGCCGTCACCGGCGCCGCGGTGGCCCGGCTGGAGTCCGCCGGGGTGGTCCGCCTGTCGGGGCGGGACGCCGTCCTGCTGGATCCGGGGGACGCCTGGACGGCCGTGCGGGCCGGCCGCCCCGCGGACGGGGCGGCGGTCCGCGCGGAGAACGACCGGAGGCTCGACGCCCTCTTCGCCGAGGCGGACGTCCTGCTGACCCCGGCGACCCCCAACCGCCCGCACGGCCACGACGGCCCGGGCGCCGTCTACTCGACCTCGCTGGCCTGGGCGTTCAACCTGAGCGGGCATCCGGCGGCCTCCGTCCCCGCCGGGTTCACCGCGGACGGCTGCCCGGTGGGCCTCCAGCTCGTCGCGCGGCGCGGCGCGGACGCCTGGCTGCTGGAGGCCGCGGTGGCGGCACAGCGGCGGCTGTTCACGATGCGGCCGTGAGGGGCACGCGGCCGGGGGCCGGCGCTCAGGCGGAGGCGTTCCCGGCGAGCCCGGCGCCCTCGTCGATCGCCCGGGTCACCTCGGCGACCCGCTCGTTCTCCTCCGCGGCGAAGCGCTCCCGGTCGAGCTGTTCGGCGATCTCCTCGTCCTGGGTCATGAGCAGGTCGAGGCTGGCGTCCCCCAGGTCGAAGACGCCCATGTCGAGGTACGCCTTCTGGAGCCGCTCGCCCCACAGGCCGATGTCCTTGACACAGGGCACGATCCGGCTGAACAGCAGCTTGCGGAAGAGGTGCAGGAACTCCGACTGCTCGGTGTACTCCTCCGCCTCCTTCTTCGAGACGCCGAAGTTCTCCAGGACCTCGATGCCGCGCAGCCGGTCGCGCATCAGGTAGCAGCCCTCGATGACGAACTCCTCGCGCTCGCGCAGTTCGGCGTCGCCGAGCTGCCGGTAGTAGTCGCGCAGGGCCATCCGTCCGAAGGCCACGTGGCGGGCCTCGTCCTGCATGATGTAGGCCAGGATCTGCTTGGGCAGCGGCTTGGTGGTGGTGTCGCGGATCATGCCGAACGCGGCGAGCGCGAGCCCTTCGATGAGCACCTGCATCCCGAGGTACGGCATGTCCCAGCGCGAGTCGCGCAGCGTGTCCCCGAGCAGGGACTGGAGGTTGTCGTTGATCGGGTAGAGCATCCCGACCTTGTCGTGCAGGAAGCGGCTGTAGATCTCGGCGTGCCGGGCCTCGTCCATGGTCTGCGTGGCGGAGTAGAACTTGGCGTCGAGGTCGGGCACCGACTCCACGATCCGGGCCGCGCAGACCATGGCGCCCTGCTCGCCGTGGAGGAACTGGCTGAACTGCCAGGAGGTGTAGTGCCGCCGCAGGTCGGCCTTGTCCTTCTCGGACATCTTCGCCCAGTGGCGGGTGCCGTACAGCGTCAGCGCCTCGTCGGGGGTGCCGAGGGGGTCGTAGGGATCGACCTCCAGCTCCCAGTCGATGCGCGTGGCACCGTCCCACTGCTTGTCCTTGCCCTTCTGGTAGAGGGCCAGGAGCCGGTCGCGCCCGTCGTCGTACTCCCAGGTGAAGCGGGCCGAGCCGGTGGCCGGGACCTGCCAGAGGGTGCTCTGCGGGGCTGTCGTGTAGCGGTCCTGCGTCGACACGGGGCGGCTCCTCGGTCTCGTCGTCCGTTGCGTACTCACCGCTGTGCAGGGGCAGTTGGCAGAGTCACACGGTGGTAGACACGGAGTCAACAAGTCGTGCGCGAAGGATTGACGGCTCTGCTGACAAGCGGTCTCATAACTTGCGAACCGCCCGAGCCCATCGCGAGGTGCCCTCATGACGACCGCAGCCCATGACGACATCCAGCTGCTCCGCGACGCGCTGGGACCCCTCCGGGACCGCGAGCAGGTCGCGGCCCGGCTGCTGGAGTCCTCGGCGAAGCACTCCTTCGACCCCGACAAGGAACTCGACTGGGAGGCCCCCCTCGAGGACGGCAAGTGGTTCTGGCCGCCGGAGCTGGTGTCCCTCTACGACACCCCGATGTGGCGCCGGATGTCCGAGGAACAGCGGATGGACCTGGCGCGGCACGAGGCCGCGTCACTGGCGTCGCTCGGCATCTGGTTCGAGATCATCCTGATGCAGCTCCTGGTCCGCCACATCTACGACAAGTCGGTGACCAGCAACCACGTCCGCTACGCGCTCACCGAGATCGCCGACGAGTGCCGGCACTCGATGATGTTCGCGCGGATGATCCAGAAGGGCGGCGCCCCCGCCTACCCGGTGCCCCGGATCCACCACAACCTCGCCCGGGTGCTGAAGACCGTCTCCACCACGCCCGGTTCGTTCGCGGCGACCCTGCTCGGCGAGGAGGTCCTCGACTGGATGCAGCGTCTGACGTTCCCCGACGAGCGGGTGCAGACGCTGGTGCGGGGCGTCACCCGCATCCATGTGGTGGAGGAGGCCCGCCATGTGCGGTACGCGCGGGAGGAGTTGCGCCGCCAGATGGTGACCGCACCGCGCTGGGAGCAGGAGCTGACCCGGCTGAGCTGCGGCCAGGCGGCCCGGGTGTTCAGCGTCTGCTTCGTCAACCCCGAGGTGTACGAGAACGTCGGCCTCGACCGGCGCGAGGCGGTGGCCCAGGTGAACGCCAGCGGGCACCGCCGGGAGGTCATGCAGAGCGGCGCCCGCAGGCTGACCGACTTCCTCGACGACATCGGTGTGCTGCGCGGCCCCGGCCGCAGGCTGTGGAAGAGCTCCGGACTCCTCGCATGAGACCGTGCGGGCGCGGGGCGCCCTCCAGCCCGGACCTCCGGCGCCGCCCGGCCTCGCGCGGGGGCCCGGCGCCCTCCCGGGACCCGCGGTTCCGGGCGTCCCGCGTGCGGAACGGGGAGACGCGGTGAAGACGGCGGTTAGTCTGCGGTACATGACCAGTCCCGCTTCCGCCGGCCCCGCCTACCGACGGCTCAGTGTGGAGGAGCGCCGGGCGCAACTGCTCGTGTCCGCGCTCGGACTCTTCGCGCACCGGCCGCCGGAGGACGTCTCGCTCGACGACGTGGCGGAGGCGGCCGGGGTGTCCCGGCCCCTCGTCTACCGCTACTTCCCCGGCGGGAAGCAGCAGCTCTACGAGGCGGCGCTGCGCTCGGCCGCCGACCAGCTGGAGAGCTGCTTCGCCGAACCGGCCGCCGGGCCGCCGACCGAGCGCGTCGCCCGGGTCCTCGACCGCTATCTGCGGTTCGTCGACGAGCACGACGCCGGGTTCAGCGCGCTGATGCGCGGCGGGAGCGTCGCGGAGACCTCCCGCACGACGGCCATCGTCGACGAGGTCCGCCGGGCCGCTGCCGAGCAGATCCTCGTCCATCTCGGGGTGGTCCGTCCCGGGCACCGGCTCGGCATGATGGTCCGCACCTGGATCGCGTCCGTCGAGGCCGCGTCGCTGATCTGGATCGACGAGGGCAAGGTGCCGCCGGCCACCGAGCTGCGCGACTGGCTGGTCGACCATCTGCTCGGGCTGCTCGCGGTGACGGCCGCCTCGGACGAGGAGACGGCGGCCGTCGTCGTCGCGCTGCTGCCCCAGGAGGAACCCGGCGGGCGGGTCGCGGGGCTGGCGGAGCGCCTGGGCCCGGTGCTGGGCGGCGCGGCCCATCTGATCTGAGCGGGGGTGCGGCCCCGGGCCCGCAGCGGGGCCCGGGGCAGCCGCTGTGTCCCCGGGCCCGTCTGCTGTGACACTGTCCGGGTGAGAAGCGAGAACACGCCGTTCGTCGGCGGCCCCCTCGACGGGCGCGTGCTGCCGGTGCTGACCGGCCCCACCGGCCACCCGCCCAAGTGGTACCGGATCCCCGTCCCGAACGACGACGACACCCCGCCCACCGTGCACGTCTACCGCCGGGTGCCCGCCGGCTACACCCGCCGACTCGGTCTGCTGCGCGGCTGGAAGTACGAGTACGCGCCCGACGGCGTCGAGCGGCGCGAGCTGCGCTGGCCCTGGTCGAAGCCGAACACCACGCCATAGGATCACGGCGACCTTGCACATACGGCGAGTGAGCCGAAGGGGCGCGGGCGGTGCCGAAAGGGAGAGCGCGCGGAGGTCCCGAGGAACGAGGGACCGAGCACGGTCGACCGTCGGGACCGTCTTGAGCGCCCCGGAGGCGAACCGAGCCCCGAAAAAAGGGGGCGCGGGCGGTGCCGAAAGGGAGAGCGCGCGGCCCTCGTGTGGCGAGTGAGCCGAAGGGGCGCGGGCGGTGCCGAAAGGGAGAGCGCGCGGAGGTCCCGAGGTACGAGGGACCGAGCACGGTCGACCGTCGGGACCGTCTTGAGCGCCCCGGAGGCGAACCGAGCCAGGAATCAAAGGGGGATGCTTGCGATGGAGCCGTTGCACCAGGACGATCCGCTGCGGATCGGGCCGTACCGTGTGCTGGCCAGGGCGAGGGAGTCGGCCGGTTCGGTGCGCTACCTGGCGCTCGCCGCCGACGGCACGCCGTCGGTGGTGGCACTGGTCCGGCCACGGCTCGCCGAGGTGCCCGTCTACCGGCGCCGCTTCGGTCAGGAGACGCGCACGGCGCAGCGGTTGGCCGGGGGCTGGGTCGAGCCGGTCGAGGCGTCCACGGACGGTACGCCGCTGTGGACGGCGAGCGGGTACGTGCCGGCGGTCACCCTGCGGGAGGCGATCACGCTGGCGGGGCCGCTGCCCGAGCGGACGGTGCGGGTGCTGGGCGCCGCGATCGCCGAGACCCTGTCGCGGGTCCACGCCACCGGGACGGTGCTCCAGGGGCTCTCGCCGGACACGGTGCTGCTCGCGGCGGACGGCCCGCGGCTGACCGCCCTGGGCCCGCTGGGCGCGGCGGTGGTCGCGGAGGCGGGGGAGGACGGGCAACTGACGGTGAAGCTCGGCTACCTCACCCCGGAGCAGGCCGCCGGGGCGCAGCCCGGGCCCGCGTCGGATCTCTTCGTGCTGGGCCAGTTGCTCACCTACGCGGCCACCGGCACGACCCCGCTGGCCGACGCGGACGCCATCGCGCACGGTGAACCCGATCTGGGGCCGGTCGCCGACGGGCTGCGTCCGGTCGTCGCCCGGTGCCTGGCGAAGTCTCCCGAGGACCGGCCCCCGGCCGGGACGGTCGCGGCGGATCTCGCCCTGGAAGGCGCAGCCGCCCTCGCCCGCGACGGCTGGCTCCCCGACGCCGTGACCGCCGCGCTGTCGGCCCAGTCGGCCGAGGTCGCCCGTCTGGCGGCCGTCCCACCGGGGACGGGCACGCGGGCGGAGGGCGGGGAGGACCGGGCCACGGTGCTGGTGCGCAGGGGCGGGGCGGGCGCGCGCCCGGCCCCGGGCAGGGACACCACGCCGCTGCTGGTGAAGGACCTCGTCCCCGCGGAGCCCCGCGGCACGGCGTCCGTGGTGCCGCGGCTGGCGGCCGCCCCCGCGCGGCAGGCGGCCGTCGGGCCCCCGCGCCCGTCGCGGCGCTCCCCGCCGCGGGCGCCGCGCCGCTCCCGTACACGGCGCGTGCGCTGCCGCCCGCCACGGGCGGCGGGGCACTGCCTCCGCTTCCCCGGGGCCGAGCGCGGCCGGGCGGGACGATGCCGCCGGGATCGGGCGGCGCGGGCTGCTGGTCGCGGCGGCGGCCGGGGCCGCCGGGCTGGTCGTCGGCGGCACGGCCGTGGGCGCCCTCGCGGGTGGCGAGGCCCCGGAGCCGCCGGCGCAGAAGCCCGCGCCCGCCGCGAAGCCCCGCCCGATGGCGGGGTTCGCTCCCGGGCCGCAGTGGCGCTACGAGCACCCCGCGGCGCCCGGGCCGTCCGACGGGGCCCCCGCGGGGCCGCTGGGCGCGGTCGTGTGGCAGGACCGGCTGCTGCTGCTCACCGACTCGCAGGGCACGGCCGCCGTCGATCTGCGCACGGGGCGGCGGGTGTGGAAGCTGGACGAGGCGGCCTCCGCCTCGCGGGTCGTCCCCGTCGGCACGTACTGCCTCGTCGACACGGTCGAGGAACTGCTGTGGGTGTCGGCGGCCGACGGCCGGGTCGGCCAGCGCCTCGCGAAGAACACCCTGGCCCGGCCCGGGGAGACGCTGACGATCGGTCAGGTGCTCGGCTCCGAGGGCTCCACCGCCTGGTTCACCGCCCATGTGCGGCGGACCGGTGAGCGGTCGGTCAAGGGGCGCAAGCAGAAGGTGACCGTGCACGAGGCGTATGTCGTCGCGTACGACCTGGCGGCCCGCGCGCAGCAGTGGCGGGCGCGTGTGCCCGAGGGGCGCGCTCCCCACACCCCGGCGTACCAGCTCGTGGCGGTCCGCCGGGACGACGTCCTCGTCCGCCAGGACGGCGGGAGCCTGACGCCCGCGCAGCAGAAGGCGG
This window contains:
- a CDS encoding amidase family protein, coding for MELAEALENIERLDPQVSAFTEVWAEEARAARPAGALPLAGVALAVKGPAGIRAHAARRLIAAGAVAVGATSVPGPGSEWMTWGLGAHGPTRNPWRADRTPGGSSAGAAAAVATGMARVATGGDGAGSVRIPAAWCGVFGLKTTNGLLPSPDRTGLASAGLLTRTAEDARPFLHCLLDTNAHANAHTPTHADTGAHTDPPGRRLPLRAVWSPALGFAEVDREVLAVTGAAVARLESAGVVRLSGRDAVLLDPGDAWTAVRAGRPADGAAVRAENDRRLDALFAEADVLLTPATPNRPHGHDGPGAVYSTSLAWAFNLSGHPAASVPAGFTADGCPVGLQLVARRGADAWLLEAAVAAQRRLFTMRP
- a CDS encoding ferritin-like domain-containing protein, which encodes MSTQDRYTTAPQSTLWQVPATGSARFTWEYDDGRDRLLALYQKGKDKQWDGATRIDWELEVDPYDPLGTPDEALTLYGTRHWAKMSEKDKADLRRHYTSWQFSQFLHGEQGAMVCAARIVESVPDLDAKFYSATQTMDEARHAEIYSRFLHDKVGMLYPINDNLQSLLGDTLRDSRWDMPYLGMQVLIEGLALAAFGMIRDTTTKPLPKQILAYIMQDEARHVAFGRMALRDYYRQLGDAELREREEFVIEGCYLMRDRLRGIEVLENFGVSKKEAEEYTEQSEFLHLFRKLLFSRIVPCVKDIGLWGERLQKAYLDMGVFDLGDASLDLLMTQDEEIAEQLDRERFAAEENERVAEVTRAIDEGAGLAGNASA
- a CDS encoding AurF N-oxygenase family protein, translating into MTTAAHDDIQLLRDALGPLRDREQVAARLLESSAKHSFDPDKELDWEAPLEDGKWFWPPELVSLYDTPMWRRMSEEQRMDLARHEAASLASLGIWFEIILMQLLVRHIYDKSVTSNHVRYALTEIADECRHSMMFARMIQKGGAPAYPVPRIHHNLARVLKTVSTTPGSFAATLLGEEVLDWMQRLTFPDERVQTLVRGVTRIHVVEEARHVRYAREELRRQMVTAPRWEQELTRLSCGQAARVFSVCFVNPEVYENVGLDRREAVAQVNASGHRREVMQSGARRLTDFLDDIGVLRGPGRRLWKSSGLLA
- a CDS encoding TetR/AcrR family transcriptional regulator; this translates as MTSPASAGPAYRRLSVEERRAQLLVSALGLFAHRPPEDVSLDDVAEAAGVSRPLVYRYFPGGKQQLYEAALRSAADQLESCFAEPAAGPPTERVARVLDRYLRFVDEHDAGFSALMRGGSVAETSRTTAIVDEVRRAAAEQILVHLGVVRPGHRLGMMVRTWIASVEAASLIWIDEGKVPPATELRDWLVDHLLGLLAVTAASDEETAAVVVALLPQEEPGGRVAGLAERLGPVLGGAAHLI
- a CDS encoding outer membrane protein assembly factor BamB family protein, producing MAGFAPGPQWRYEHPAAPGPSDGAPAGPLGAVVWQDRLLLLTDSQGTAAVDLRTGRRVWKLDEAASASRVVPVGTYCLVDTVEELLWVSAADGRVGQRLAKNTLARPGETLTIGQVLGSEGSTAWFTAHVRRTGERSVKGRKQKVTVHEAYVVAYDLAARAQQWRARVPEGRAPHTPAYQLVAVRRDDVLVRQDGGSLTPAQQKAARGGSSLLSLDRATGAARPGTLLTAVGATAAVTGDTSGRLYAAAGGELHAYTGTDGRRLWRVAAANTRGEPGVFAYGTPLVAGQVLYAANRFQQVCAVDGATGRELWRRSTQAPAWRETPVTALSPSGRTVLTGDAVQLTAFAARDGRRLWKFQEAGADDAPEQAAPRYAAFPAGARTVVRRGRTFYSLPVD